From the Cohaesibacter sp. ES.047 genome, the window TCAATGCCGATATGCTGCGTATACGACTGACGAGAGACATGGCTGAAGCCGTTGACGAGGCCGATAGCTTCGAAACCTATTTCGGAGATCCCAAGAAGAGCCCCGAATTCGGCGTGGCCCGGGCAGACAATGTTTTGCCGGCGGATCTTCTGTTTCTTTGGGAGTTTGCCGGGCACATCACGGACTACATCATCGCCCACGGCGTTGATGCGCTCGAACTGGTGGATCAGGTCGGCAATCTGTTCCTTGCCTATCAGGCGCTCAAGGCGCGTCCGACGGATTTCGATGATGAGGAAAAGGCAAAGATAATGGAAGCGGTGGCTGAAAGCCTGCGTGGTCTCTCAAACAAAGGGACGGGGGGGTGAGCTTTGGTGCCGCCTTGGCCGCCAGTCTCTAGGCTTTCTGGTCAAGGAACGCCTCAAGCTCAAGATGGTTGATCTCTGCCGTCACGTCCGTTTGTGCCATGAGATGCGCCAGCGCGATGCAATGGTCAGGCATCTCGAATAGCTCGAAATGGCGATTGGCCAGATCGGGCATCGTCAAGCTTTTGGCCAGTCCCTCCACCTTGATCATCGGTTGCCCAGATGGCGGGTCTTCGGAAAAGTGACATTGAAGTGTTGTGAGATCGGCGTTCAGTCCGATGCCGATGGCCTTGAGAGAGGCTTCCTTTAGCGTCCAGTGTCGGATGAAGACTTCGCTCTGCGCCGCTTGGGCTTGCCGCGCGATGCGCGTGCGCTCCTTGAGCGTGAGAACGTCTCTTGCCAGACGCGCAAGATTGATCTTGCGGTCGCGCCGTTCCGCATCAATGCCGACAAGGCCGTAATTGGTGATGGCGCATGCGACCATCTCGCCGGTGTGTGTGAGGCTGAAATCGATATCGCCCAGAGCCGGATGCCGGGCGCGGGACAGGATCGGCTTGCCCGTGTCAGTGCGTTCGAATGCCCAACCGGTCAGCGGTGTGTCGGGATACCAGCGGCTGAGTTCACTGCGGAGCAGGAGATGGGCCAGCACATAATCCCGGCGGTTGGGGAATAGACGCAAGGTAGCGTGCCGGTTTTGTTCGTCTTGGGACAGGCGCGGCAGCAGCACAGCGATCAGGTCTGGATCAGCGGAGGCGGTGGCCAAGGTGGTGATGGTGCGTCTTTTGACATGCGCCGCAATGCCTGTCTGCTTCGGGGTGTCCATTGGGCCTGCCTTGTGCTGCTCTCATTGTCTGCCAGTTTTCTTCTGGCAAAGCATGAGATGTCAAGTTTTCCGTCTCTTGCGGTGTTTCAAGCGTCCAGAACGCAGAAAGGCCGGCATGCCCGTGATGAGCATGCCGACCTTTTTTATTGGACATCTGAGTAACAGGCCCGACCCTGTCGCAATCAGGCTGCCAGAAGAATCTTGAGGAATTTCTCCATTTCCATCTGCAGCGAACGGCTTTGGTCGTTCACGTCGTCGATCATCGTACGCATGGTGCTGGAGACTTCGCCAGTCTTGCGAGCGGCACCGTTCATCACTTCCATGGAAGCGGAGACGTTGCGGGTGCCGGATGCAGCCTCGGAAATATTGCGCGCAATCTCGCCGGTGGCTGCGTTCTGCTGATCGGCTGCGGCGGCCATTTCGGTCGTTTCGCTGGTGATCGCCCGAACCTTTTCTGCCACGCTGTGTGTCGCATCAATCGAGTTGAAGGCTGCCTGCTGCATGTTGGCAATCTGCTGTTCGATCTGTTCGGTGGCCTTGGACGTCTGGCTGGCCAGATCCTTGACTTCGTTGGCAACAACCGCAAAGCCTCGGCCAGCTTCGCCTGCGCGGGCGGCCTCGATGGTTGCGTTGAGCGCCAGAAGGTTGGTCTGGGCGGCAATGTCGTTAATCAGGCGGGTCACGCCGCCGATTTCATCGAGAACCTTCTTGAGCTCTTCGACGGATTGCGTCGTGCGTTCGACTTCGTGCACGGCGTCGGTAGAAAGACCAGCTGATTTTGCCACCTGCTGACTGATCTGGCTGATCGAGGCAGACAACTCTTCGGTTGCCGATGCGACCGTTTCGACGTTCGTGCTGGCTTCCTGAGAAGCCGAGGATACGGAAATTGATTTCTGTGTCGTGTCATCGGAGATTGAAGACAGTTCAATGGAGTTGCTCTGCAGGTTTACGCAAGTTGCGGAAATGGCCTGAGCGATCTTGCCCATGGTTGCTT encodes:
- a CDS encoding 4'-phosphopantetheinyl transferase superfamily protein, which encodes MDTPKQTGIAAHVKRRTITTLATASADPDLIAVLLPRLSQDEQNRHATLRLFPNRRDYVLAHLLLRSELSRWYPDTPLTGWAFERTDTGKPILSRARHPALGDIDFSLTHTGEMVACAITNYGLVGIDAERRDRKINLARLARDVLTLKERTRIARQAQAAQSEVFIRHWTLKEASLKAIGIGLNADLTTLQCHFSEDPPSGQPMIKVEGLAKSLTMPDLANRHFELFEMPDHCIALAHLMAQTDVTAEINHLELEAFLDQKA